In Gaiellales bacterium, one DNA window encodes the following:
- a CDS encoding DUF4386 domain-containing protein — protein sequence MDYHRPLSAAESRRMSLTTGIMWLVTFATSIPALWLFQPVLDDPVGYVAGAGHDNRIFLGCFLELLLIISNIATAVIPYPLLKRQHEGCALGFVAARIMESTFILVGILSMLTVVGLRTDPPAGVGQDTIGSLAYTFAAVKDSTFLLGPGFVVGIGNGLLFGYLMYTSGLVPRRMTWLGLIGGPLLIASGVAVMFGVDQPGGTLQSLCTIPEALWELLVGLYFTFKGFRPEAPILRGELPADRIDQGPSAVPAT from the coding sequence ATGGACTACCACCGCCCTTTGTCCGCGGCCGAGTCGCGCCGGATGTCGTTGACCACCGGGATCATGTGGCTGGTCACGTTCGCCACGTCGATTCCTGCGCTGTGGCTGTTTCAACCGGTTCTCGACGACCCTGTTGGCTACGTCGCCGGCGCCGGCCACGACAACCGCATCTTCCTGGGGTGCTTCCTGGAGCTCTTGTTGATCATCTCCAACATCGCCACGGCCGTCATCCCCTACCCGCTCTTGAAGCGCCAGCATGAGGGATGCGCGCTCGGTTTCGTCGCCGCACGGATCATGGAAAGCACGTTCATCCTGGTCGGCATCCTCAGCATGCTGACGGTGGTCGGGTTACGAACGGACCCGCCGGCGGGGGTCGGGCAGGACACGATCGGGTCTCTGGCCTACACCTTCGCGGCGGTGAAGGACTCGACGTTTCTGCTTGGGCCCGGGTTCGTCGTAGGCATCGGTAATGGACTGCTGTTCGGCTACCTCATGTACACGTCCGGGCTGGTGCCGCGACGCATGACGTGGCTGGGTCTGATCGGCGGGCCGTTGCTGATCGCCTCTGGCGTTGCCGTGATGTTCGGCGTTGACCAGCCGGGTGGGACACTGCAGAGCCTTTGCACCATTCCCGAAGCGCTGTGGGAGCTGCTGGTCGGCCTGTACTTCACGTTCAAGGGATTCCGGCCAGAAGCGCCGATCCTTCGGGGTGAGCTTCCGGCGGATCGGATCGACCAGGGGCCATCGGCCGTGCCTGCCACGTAG